A region from the Lolium perenne isolate Kyuss_39 chromosome 4, Kyuss_2.0, whole genome shotgun sequence genome encodes:
- the LOC127348623 gene encoding 3beta-hydroxysteroid-dehydrogenase/decarboxylase-like, giving the protein MDQSVDSLEARWCAVTGGRGFMARHLVMALLRSGGWRVRITDLAPDAALEPTENDGLLGAALRGGRAVYVAADVCELVQLTEALEGVHTVFHTAAADQSNNNFQLHYKVNVEGTKNVIEACNICKVKSLIYTSTSAVVFDGVHGLFGVDESTPYPDKFHDAYTETKAQAEKLVMSANDKNELLTCCIRPGSIFGPGDKMVQTLVAYGGMMIIMGDGKNCDDFVYVENVVHGHLCAEKTLSTKEGAKRSGGKAYFITNMEPVNMWEFLYTILEDLGYKSRFRIRIPLYLLVPITCLVDWSYNNLFSRYGMRKPGVLTSTIIKYATLNRTFNCSNADEQLGYKPIVSLKEGVKMTTEFHRQFKA; this is encoded by the exons ATGGATCAGTCGGTTGACAGCCTGGAAGCACGGTGGTGCGCGGTGACCGGCGGACGTGGATTCATGGCGAGGCACCTGGTGATGGCACTGCTCCGCTCCGGAGGTTGGCGCGTGCGGATCACAGACCTCGCCCCCGACGCCGCCCTGGAACCCACTGAGAATGATGGGCTCCTCGGCGCGGCCCTCCGCGGCGGCCGTGCCGTATACGTCGCCGCCGACGTCTGCGAACTGGTCCAACTCACGGAAG CTTTGGAAGGGGTACATACTGTTTTCCACACTGCTGCGGCGGATCAGAGCAACAACAACTTTCAGCTTCATTATAAGGTCAACGTCGAGG GGACAAAGAATGTCATCGAGGCTTGTAACATATGCAAGGTTAAATCGCTGATATACACTAGTACAAGCGCAGTTGTATTCGACGGAGTTCATGGCCTCTTTGGTGTAGATGAATCGACACCATATCCTGATAAG TTTCACGATGCATACACAGAAACAAAGGCACAAGCAGAAAAGCTAGTGATGAGCGCCAATGACAAAAATGAGCTGCTCACTTGTTGTATACGTCCTGGAAGCATTTTTGGTCCTGGTGACAAGATGGTGCAAACATTGGTTGCTTACGGAGGAATGATG ATTATTATGGGTGATGGCAAGAATTGTGATGATTTTGTATATGTTGAGAATGTGGTTCATGGTCACCTATGTGCAGAGAAAACACTTTCTACCAAAGAGGGTGCAAAGAGAAGTGGAGGCAAA GCATACTTTATAACTAATATGGAGCCAGTGAATATGTGGGAATTTTTATATACGATTTTGGAAGATCTTGGATACAAAAG CCGATTTAGGATAAGAATACCTCTGTATCTTCTCGTGCCGATAACATGTCTGGTAGACTGGAGCTACAATAACTTATTCAGTCGCTATGGAATGCGTAAACCTGGAGTGCTAACATCCACAATCATTAAGTATGCCACATTGAATAGAACATTCAACTGCAGCAACGCTGATGAACAACTTGGTTACAAACCAATAGTGTCACTCAAG GAGGGAGTAAAGATGACTACTGAGTTCCATAGGCAGTTCAAAGCATGA